Proteins encoded by one window of Bacteroidales bacterium:
- a CDS encoding phosphosulfolactate synthase translates to MTNFNLKHLPERTTKPRKFGLNMVMDKGLSLQEIEGLLDVAGHLIDFVKLGFGTAVVTQKLPEKIQLYKSAGIKVYFGGTLFEAYLIRGQINEFIKLLEKFELDTVEISDGSMDFDHNAKCKYISTFAKNFTVLSEVGSKRPEIIIKPAEWVKQMLLELEAGSSYVIAEAREAGNIGIYNHSGAAKKTLISKISEKVPFEKIIWEAPQKSQQVYFIKEFGANVNLGNIPPSEVIPLETLRLGLRGDTFFQFLPDELKNFYKEFDI, encoded by the coding sequence ATGACAAATTTCAATCTAAAACATTTACCAGAACGAACCACTAAACCCAGAAAATTTGGGCTTAACATGGTGATGGATAAAGGACTAAGTTTACAAGAAATTGAAGGATTACTCGATGTTGCTGGGCATCTTATAGATTTTGTTAAATTAGGTTTTGGAACAGCTGTCGTTACCCAAAAGCTCCCAGAAAAAATTCAGCTTTATAAATCAGCAGGAATAAAGGTTTACTTTGGCGGGACACTTTTTGAAGCTTATCTTATACGTGGGCAAATCAACGAATTCATAAAATTACTTGAAAAATTTGAATTAGATACAGTGGAAATTAGCGATGGTTCCATGGATTTCGATCATAATGCTAAATGCAAATACATCTCTACGTTTGCCAAAAACTTTACTGTTCTTAGTGAAGTTGGCTCTAAAAGACCAGAAATTATCATCAAACCTGCTGAATGGGTTAAACAAATGCTTTTAGAATTGGAAGCAGGTTCCTCTTACGTCATTGCTGAAGCACGCGAAGCTGGGAATATTGGCATCTATAACCACAGTGGAGCGGCTAAAAAAACATTAATATCTAAGATTTCTGAAAAAGTACCTTTTGAAAAAATTATTTGGGAAGCCCCTCAGAAAAGTCAACAAGTATATTTCATCAAAGAATTTGGTGCTAATGTTAATCTCGGTAACATTCCTCCTTCTGAAGTTATTCCACTTGAAACACTTCGCTTAGGACTACGCGGTGATACGTTCTTTCAGTTTTTACCAGACGAACTAAAAAACTTCTATAAAGAATTCGATATCTAA
- a CDS encoding plasmid pRiA4b ORF-3 family protein: MQHIYRFRITSDDNDDFLRVIDIPANFTFLELHHYLYKILKLEGNELASFYILDNKYNKKKEITLIDMNVNDDENAESILLMENVKLNQIIDDPHQKLAYVYDFMNMYTFNLELIKTFQGKEHSLYPQIIESIGEPFIETPPFKNLIHENVLTESEFNNQIPDEEDLKALLSDDNQELDLESDYFTDEDK; encoded by the coding sequence ATGCAACACATCTATCGTTTTAGGATAACCAGCGATGATAACGATGACTTTCTCAGAGTTATTGATATACCTGCAAATTTTACTTTCCTGGAATTACATCATTACTTATACAAAATCTTAAAATTGGAAGGAAACGAACTTGCATCTTTTTACATTCTCGACAACAAATACAATAAAAAAAAGGAAATCACACTCATCGATATGAATGTGAACGACGATGAAAATGCTGAATCTATTTTACTGATGGAAAATGTTAAGTTAAATCAAATTATTGATGATCCTCATCAAAAGCTGGCGTATGTATACGATTTTATGAACATGTATACATTTAATCTGGAACTTATTAAGACATTCCAGGGTAAAGAACATTCATTATATCCCCAAATTATTGAATCTATAGGGGAACCCTTCATAGAAACACCTCCATTTAAAAACCTAATTCATGAAAATGTTTTAACCGAAAGTGAGTTCAACAACCAAATCCCTGACGAAGAAGACCTCAAAGCATTGTTATCCGATGACAATCAAGAATTGGATTTGGAAAGTGATTATTTTACAGACGAGGATAAATAA
- a CDS encoding crossover junction endodeoxyribonuclease RuvC — MSLIKHITVLGVDPGTKHLGYCLMKGYLGKFQQVQILDINVFNSRKTTHEEKLKDIFDFFSNYIKAKKPDIVVIENAFLGKNVQTMLKLGRLQGILFAVGHYLKIPILTLTPGEIKQSVTGKGNASKQQVSFMIKQFFQLNDKLKTDATDAAAVAFTYFIKTKKIIHSPTSNWKKFIEQNPDRIL, encoded by the coding sequence ATGAGTTTAATAAAACATATAACCGTCTTAGGAGTTGATCCCGGCACAAAACACCTAGGATATTGCCTCATGAAAGGTTACCTAGGGAAATTTCAACAAGTACAAATTTTAGATATTAATGTCTTTAATTCTCGCAAGACGACTCATGAAGAAAAACTTAAAGATATTTTTGATTTTTTTTCAAACTACATCAAGGCCAAGAAACCTGATATTGTCGTCATTGAGAATGCTTTCTTGGGAAAAAATGTGCAAACCATGCTAAAATTAGGACGTTTACAAGGAATATTATTCGCGGTAGGTCACTACCTTAAAATACCCATTTTGACTTTAACTCCTGGCGAAATTAAACAAAGTGTGACAGGTAAAGGCAACGCTAGTAAACAACAAGTATCATTTATGATAAAACAATTTTTTCAATTAAATGACAAACTAAAGACAGATGCAACAGATGCAGCTGCTGTAGCATTTACCTATTTTATCAAAACAAAAAAAATCATACACTCTCCCACCTCAAATTGGAAAAAATTTATAGAGCAAAATCCGGATAGAATTTTATAA
- a CDS encoding HIT family protein, giving the protein MSSIFTRIIRRELPAYIITEDDKCIAFLDINPLAKGHTLVVPKIEVDYLFDLPDEIYSHLWSVSKRITRALDQCGWGTRVGVAVIGLEVPHAHIHLVPIRNLHDLDFSKPKLRLTSEEFEEIKNTIIACLSKL; this is encoded by the coding sequence ATGAGTAGTATTTTTACAAGAATTATTCGACGTGAACTGCCTGCATATATTATTACAGAAGATGATAAATGTATCGCTTTTCTTGACATCAATCCACTTGCAAAAGGTCATACTTTGGTAGTTCCAAAGATAGAAGTAGATTATTTGTTTGATTTGCCTGATGAGATTTATTCCCATTTATGGTCGGTTTCCAAGAGAATAACGAGAGCTCTTGATCAGTGTGGATGGGGTACAAGAGTTGGTGTAGCTGTAATTGGGCTTGAAGTACCTCATGCACACATTCATTTGGTACCTATTAGGAACTTGCATGACCTAGATTTCTCCAAACCAAAACTAAGATTGACGTCAGAAGAATTTGAAGAGATTAAAAATACGATTATTGCTTGTTTAAGCAAGTTATAA
- a CDS encoding PorV/PorQ family protein, translating into MKKTLIFLLMLIWFPMWNNIKAGNEDRAGEAGAGELLILPYPRANGWGLSNTAVIKGVEAMHLNVAGIAFTKSTELLFANTTWLKGSGIQVNAFGFTQKLSEFNYLGLSVMSITFGNIPITRVDVPEGGIGNFRPSFLNVGMAYSRSFNNKIYGGILVRVINEAISDNSAQGIALDAGLKYVTGKNENIHFGISLRNIGPPMRFKGDGLTGRGNFQNSDVSLTIENRSVAFQLPVVLNIGAAYDFIIDPDPINPHVLTVTANFLSNAFGKDGFSAGFEYNFKNLFLLHAGYTYEQGMWDVSTRTTAFTGPTAGLTIQVPLNKEKQSFIALDYAYRASNPFDGTHVFGIKLDLGNPTPKGSKKK; encoded by the coding sequence ATGAAAAAAACATTAATTTTTCTTTTGATGTTGATTTGGTTCCCAATGTGGAACAACATCAAAGCTGGTAATGAAGATCGTGCTGGAGAGGCAGGGGCTGGTGAGTTGCTTATTTTGCCTTATCCACGAGCTAATGGGTGGGGATTATCTAATACGGCTGTGATAAAAGGTGTAGAAGCGATGCATTTAAACGTTGCAGGAATTGCTTTTACTAAGTCTACGGAGTTACTTTTTGCCAATACAACTTGGCTTAAGGGAAGTGGTATTCAAGTCAATGCTTTTGGTTTTACTCAAAAACTGAGTGAATTTAATTACCTTGGCTTAAGTGTCATGTCGATAACTTTTGGAAACATACCTATTACAAGGGTAGATGTACCCGAGGGAGGTATAGGAAATTTCAGACCTTCTTTTCTGAATGTAGGAATGGCATATTCACGCTCTTTTAATAACAAGATTTATGGTGGAATTTTAGTAAGAGTAATTAATGAAGCCATTTCAGATAATAGTGCTCAAGGCATAGCATTGGATGCAGGTCTGAAATATGTTACAGGAAAAAATGAAAATATTCACTTTGGGATTTCTTTGAGAAATATAGGGCCCCCTATGAGATTTAAAGGTGATGGATTAACAGGTCGAGGTAATTTTCAGAACTCAGATGTAAGCTTAACTATAGAAAACAGAAGTGTTGCATTTCAGTTACCAGTAGTTTTAAACATTGGAGCTGCATATGACTTCATTATAGACCCAGATCCTATTAACCCTCATGTGCTTACTGTAACTGCTAATTTCTTGTCCAATGCTTTTGGTAAAGATGGTTTTTCAGCTGGATTTGAGTATAATTTTAAAAATCTTTTCTTACTTCATGCTGGATATACTTATGAGCAGGGAATGTGGGATGTAAGTACTCGAACAACCGCTTTTACTGGTCCAACTGCTGGTTTAACTATTCAGGTACCTTTGAATAAAGAAAAGCAATCTTTCATTGCTTTGGACTACGCTTATCGTGCTTCCAATCCTTTTGATGGGACGCATGTTTTTGGCATTAAATTAGATCTTGGTAATCCCACCCCAAAAGGTTCAAAGAAAAAGTAA
- a CDS encoding NAD(P)-binding protein: MKKIAIIGAGPAGSTAAYYLSKHQKKHSFQIDIYEPSPYVGGMAATIELWQQKADLGPHRFFSYDPIVNQLWDECVDGKFAYVKRKTRIYYKGKFFHYPLQASDIVTKLNPIETTEALFSYLVQKIKPSQDLDTFDSWVIHQFGKKLYKTFFKTYTEKLWGIPCHELDADFAKQRIKKFSLSEAIKSILFPSTKKRHKTLAEKFKYPLQGSGQVYEFMINYALHHGANFYPFKVKKIETHNHQATGIFTEKGDFIPYDHVISSMPITDLINAIDDIPTEIKRLASKLRFRNTILVYLLIDNNHLFDDQWIYVHDERLLCGRITNFRNWVPTLYGGNPYTILAMEYWCFDEDKIWLANDEELIQLASTEIVKTNLVQFSQILDGKVIRLAKSYPVYFAGYKKILASIKDYFQFIDNLQLIGRYGSYKYNNQDHSILMGIKAAENIIYNARHDLWNINTDYDTYLEGEIKT, translated from the coding sequence ATGAAAAAAATCGCTATCATTGGAGCTGGACCTGCTGGATCGACGGCAGCATATTATTTATCCAAACATCAAAAAAAACATTCCTTTCAAATCGACATCTACGAACCTTCACCTTATGTTGGTGGAATGGCTGCAACCATTGAACTATGGCAGCAGAAGGCAGATCTGGGACCTCATAGATTTTTTAGCTATGATCCTATTGTCAACCAGCTTTGGGACGAGTGTGTGGATGGTAAATTTGCTTATGTCAAACGAAAAACAAGAATATATTATAAGGGTAAGTTTTTTCATTATCCTTTGCAAGCTTCTGACATAGTCACGAAACTTAACCCTATAGAAACAACGGAAGCTCTTTTCAGCTATTTAGTTCAGAAAATCAAACCTTCGCAAGATTTGGATACCTTCGACTCTTGGGTCATACATCAATTCGGTAAAAAACTCTACAAAACTTTTTTCAAGACCTATACAGAAAAATTATGGGGGATTCCATGCCATGAATTGGACGCTGACTTTGCTAAACAACGAATTAAAAAATTTTCACTATCTGAAGCTATTAAATCAATTTTATTTCCATCAACCAAAAAAAGACATAAAACCCTTGCCGAAAAATTCAAATATCCTCTTCAAGGAAGTGGACAGGTCTACGAGTTCATGATTAATTACGCACTTCATCACGGTGCCAACTTTTATCCATTCAAAGTAAAAAAAATCGAAACACATAACCATCAAGCAACGGGTATCTTCACAGAAAAAGGTGATTTTATTCCTTACGACCATGTTATTTCATCCATGCCTATTACTGACTTGATAAATGCTATAGATGACATCCCAACTGAAATCAAGAGATTAGCATCAAAACTTCGTTTTAGAAATACCATACTTGTTTATTTGTTGATTGACAACAATCACCTCTTTGATGATCAATGGATTTATGTTCATGATGAAAGACTCTTATGTGGTCGTATCACTAATTTTCGAAATTGGGTTCCAACATTATATGGAGGAAATCCTTATACCATTCTTGCTATGGAGTATTGGTGTTTTGACGAAGATAAAATTTGGCTTGCTAATGACGAAGAGCTTATTCAACTTGCATCGACAGAAATTGTCAAAACAAACCTAGTTCAGTTTTCCCAAATTCTCGACGGAAAAGTTATTCGACTTGCTAAGTCTTATCCTGTCTACTTCGCAGGATATAAAAAAATTTTAGCCTCAATAAAGGATTATTTTCAATTCATTGATAATCTCCAACTCATAGGTCGATACGGAAGCTACAAATACAACAATCAGGACCACAGCATACTCATGGGAATCAAAGCTGCTGAAAATATCATTTACAATGCACGACATGACCTCTGGAATATTAATACTGATTACGACACATATTTGGAAGGAGAAATTAAGACATGA
- the greA gene encoding transcription elongation factor GreA, giving the protein MGKQTLVTREGYEKLKAELEYLISVERPRISQQIAEAREKGDLSENAEYDAAREAQAMLELKINKLQEIISNCKIIDESKLESDKVRILSRVTLLNLKTNQRMTYTLVPDNEADLKSSKLSVNSPIAQAILGKKKGEVVEVQVPAGKMSFKIEEIE; this is encoded by the coding sequence ATGGGAAAACAAACATTAGTTACCAGAGAGGGTTATGAAAAATTAAAAGCAGAATTGGAATATTTAATTTCTGTTGAACGCCCACGAATATCCCAACAAATTGCCGAAGCAAGAGAAAAAGGAGACTTATCGGAGAATGCGGAATACGATGCCGCGCGTGAAGCTCAAGCTATGCTTGAACTCAAGATAAATAAACTACAAGAAATAATAAGTAACTGTAAAATCATTGATGAATCCAAACTGGAAAGTGATAAAGTTCGGATACTTTCTCGTGTAACTTTGTTGAACTTGAAAACTAACCAAAGAATGACTTATACGCTAGTGCCTGACAACGAAGCTGATTTGAAAAGCTCAAAGTTGTCTGTTAATAGCCCAATTGCTCAGGCCATATTGGGAAAAAAGAAGGGAGAAGTTGTAGAAGTTCAAGTCCCTGCTGGAAAAATGAGTTTTAAAATTGAAGAAATAGAATAA